The nucleotide window CTCGTTGCATGTATTGCTTCTGTTAATGGGTACAAAGACATCCCTTTGTCGAATGCAAAAATGTGCATCCCTTGATAGCGGCGTAACTGTGCGGCGAGTATGGCGAGATGGGTAGACTTACCGGCACCGGTTCTTCCGAACATGAAGGTATGCCCGACATCACCAACATGGAGATTAAGCCTAAATGGTGTTGAGCCCTGTGTTACACAATGCATAATCGGTGGTGAAAGAGCCGGATACATTGGGCATGGTGCATATTCGCGCCCGGTCCAGATCGTGCTAATTGGCAGCAGGTCTGCCAGATTCATGGTGTTCAATAGCGGGCGGCGAACATTCTCGACGCCGTGACCAGGCAAACTACCTAAATAGGCCTCCATTGCGTTGATGGTTTCGATTCTGGCGACAAACCCTAGTCTGTTGATAGCCTTCTCTACTTGTTGGGCCAGTTCCTGTACAAGTTTTCTATTCTCGTCCATCAACACTACAACGCTGGTGTAATAGCCTTGGGCTACTATGCCGCTGTTGACTTCGGCTAACGCCGCTTGTGCATCGTCCACCATATTTTGTGCGTCTTCATCAATTGGGCCCGTATTAAGATTGAACACTTGATCAATGAAACCGCGGACTTTTTGCCTCCACTTTTTACGGAATTTTTCCAAATGACTGATTGCCTCATGCGGGTCCATGAAAATGAACCGTGACGACCAGCGGTATTCGATTGGTAACTCACCAAGAGCGGTAAGCATCCCTGGCGTCGATTCAAGTGGGAATCCTTCAATTGCCACAACCTGGATGTACTTTCGACCGATCTTGGGGATTACACCGGCTAGTAAATCCTCACCACCAATTAAGCAGTCGAGATACATAGGATTTGTCGGCAGTTGGACCGGGTGATTTTTCCCAGTAATGCAGAATTGCAACCAGCGCAATAGATCGTCATGAATGACTGTTGTCCCATCTTCATTGACAATTTCATGTCCTTTAAGACGGCGCAGATTGACCGCCGCCGACAATCGCGTTTCTATGTTATGGCATTCGCGTTTAAAGTGTTCGATTAGGTCGGTTGTGTATGCCTTGGCGTCCGGTTTTTTTGCGTCATCGTCGAACATCAGTTCAATAAACTTACGCTCAGCGAGTACAGGAGGAAGATACGTCAATGTCACGACGAAGTACCCTTCGTACATGGTGCTTAGCCCTTCGAATAGCTTCCGTCGCTCTTCGTCAATAGCTGCGGTAATCCGATCAGGAAAGGCCGATAAGCCGCGTTCCGAATATGAAGGCGCAGGACGACGCACGGCATCGACATGGATCATCCAGCCACTACCTAGTCTGGATATGGCCTGATTTAACCTAGCTGATATTGATTCGCGGTGCGCTTCCGTTGAGCTATCGTTATCATCGCTCGTATAAAGCCAGCCGGCTAAAAATGATCCATCTTTCCCGACAATAATGCCGTCGTCGACTTCGGCGGCATAAATCAACAAGTCGGCAACACTGGCGTTTTTTGATCGATGTTGACTTAACCTGCGATCCTTGTCCGCCCTGTATATCATTCTGGCGAGGATTGCGACTAACGTAATCCCCAGTAAAGCTATCGTGAATGTTATGGCCTCGATCATCATCTGTATTGTTTCCCTTGGCTGTTTGGATTTTCGCGGAACGGGGTACTTCTCGCCGGGTAATAACCTCGTAGATTGCCTACCCGCGAACCTCGATACCGCAAATGTCTTAGATAGATAAATCGCATTTTGGGATCTGATTTGGCCGCTAACCTCGCTAGGTATATCGAACACAGCCATAGCGTTATCCCGACGATGGCGGCCCTGAGTTCTTGAGCGGAGAAAATTAGTGCTCCGGCCACAAGGCCGGAGAACATCACAAACTCGCGATCCCCGCCCATGAACAAGTTGTCTCTGTTACCCGCTCTGCGGATAGGAATCGCGCGTAAGGCCATTACTTTTCACCTACCACAGTCAATGATTGGTCAGTTTCTTTTGATGTACGCAGTTGAAGCCCTACTAATAAGGCGATTGCGAACAGGCTTACCGCCACTTCCTTGGTGTACTGCGCTACCCCGATACCCATAATTCTGAGTTGTGCGCCTGCCTCGTCAGACGATGGCATGATTACTGCGCCGCGCCCGAATACGTTAGTCATCACGTTTTGCGCACCGACTAGAAGCGCCATAACCAGCACGATGAAAATCAGTGTCCGGAAAAATCCGTTTAAGTCCCCGCCGAATATCAGCACACCGCCGGCTACGATGATTCCAATCAGGGACAAGGAAAATGCTACGGGCCCGGTTACTGATGTTCGAAGGCTTGTAAGCCAATCTTCATACGGTAACGCTCCACCATCACCTACGGCGGCGGTTGCCTGTTCCGGTATAAAAAAAACCAATGCCATTAACAAAACTAGCGGTGCGGTTTGCATTCGGTTGGCGAGTGCATTCATTTTTAACTCCTAAAGATTTGCGGTTATGTAATGACCGTCCCTGTATCCCGAAACCTCTATGATTTCTTGGATACGACGGCCTTCTTGGGTTTTGGCGATAAAGACAACTACATGTACCGCTTCGCCAATCAGCGGTTCAATTGGTCTTGGTGATTCGGGGTTCATACTGATAAGCATCGCGAGACGGTCTAACCCCGCTTTTGCATTGTTTGCATGAAGTGTGGCGGTTCCGCCCTCATGGCCGGTATTCCAGGCCATTAGCAGATCTAGCGCTTCAGGTCCGCGCACCTCCCCTACTAATATTCGGTCTGGTCGCATCCTGAGTGTTGTTTTCAGTAATTGCGTCATTGGCACATCAATGGTTGAGTGGTACTGAACGTAATTTTCTGCGGCGCATTGAATTTCGCCGGTATCCTCGATAATGAACACCCGTTCTGTGGGATCGAACTCAACCATCTTGTTAATAATGGCGTTTACAAGCGTCGTCTTACCTGATCCTGTCCCCCCTACTACCAGAATGTTCTTGTGGTCCTTGACTGCTTTTGTAATCGAATCGAATTGACGGCTGGTCATAATGCCGTCTGAGACGTATTGCTCCAGGGGGAATATCGCAACTGCCTTCTTTCTGATTGCAAAGGTCGGCGCGGGAACAATAGGCGGTAGCTGACCGGCGAACCTTGAACCATCAAGCGGAAATTCGCCTTCTAAGATTGGTTTTAACCTAGTGATTTCCTTGCCGTGGAAACCCGCAATAGTTTTTATAATTGCTTCACCTTTGCTGCCGGATAAGGTGCCTATGCATTTCATCTTGTCGCCTAGTCGTTCTTGCCACAGTTTGCCGTCAGCATTCAGCATCACCTCAACGGTTTTA belongs to Methylomonas sp. LL1 and includes:
- a CDS encoding VirB4 family type IV secretion/conjugal transfer ATPase, which translates into the protein MIEAITFTIALLGITLVAILARMIYRADKDRRLSQHRSKNASVADLLIYAAEVDDGIIVGKDGSFLAGWLYTSDDNDSSTEAHRESISARLNQAISRLGSGWMIHVDAVRRPAPSYSERGLSAFPDRITAAIDEERRKLFEGLSTMYEGYFVVTLTYLPPVLAERKFIELMFDDDAKKPDAKAYTTDLIEHFKRECHNIETRLSAAVNLRRLKGHEIVNEDGTTVIHDDLLRWLQFCITGKNHPVQLPTNPMYLDCLIGGEDLLAGVIPKIGRKYIQVVAIEGFPLESTPGMLTALGELPIEYRWSSRFIFMDPHEAISHLEKFRKKWRQKVRGFIDQVFNLNTGPIDEDAQNMVDDAQAALAEVNSGIVAQGYYTSVVVLMDENRKLVQELAQQVEKAINRLGFVARIETINAMEAYLGSLPGHGVENVRRPLLNTMNLADLLPISTIWTGREYAPCPMYPALSPPIMHCVTQGSTPFRLNLHVGDVGHTFMFGRTGAGKSTHLAILAAQLRRYQGMHIFAFDKGMSLYPLTEAIHATSGGHSGKHFTVAADDEKLAFCPLQYLKTKSDRAWAMEWINIILALNGLNTSPAQRNEIGNAIINMHNSGARTLSEFTVTIQDEAIREALKQYTIDGAMGHLLDAEEDGLELTDFTVFEIEELMNLGDRYALPVLLYLFRRIERSLTGQPTAIILDEAWVMLGHTVFREKIREWLKVLRKANCFVLMATQNLSDAANSGILDVIIESTASKIFLPNIYAREEDATALYRRMGLNSRQIELLATAIPKRHYYYVSEEGCRLYELALGPLALAFVGSSDKDSVAAIKKLKSTHGHEWVDEWLGRKGLSIEDYLEKAA
- a CDS encoding conjugal transfer protein TrbD codes for the protein MALRAIPIRRAGNRDNLFMGGDREFVMFSGLVAGALIFSAQELRAAIVGITLWLCSIYLARLAAKSDPKMRFIYLRHLRYRGSRVGNLRGYYPARSTPFRENPNSQGKQYR
- the trbB gene encoding P-type conjugative transfer ATPase TrbB; the protein is MTHETHLHESVGDRAKVKLERDLGPIILSALADPKTVEVMLNADGKLWQERLGDKMKCIGTLSGSKGEAIIKTIAGFHGKEITRLKPILEGEFPLDGSRFAGQLPPIVPAPTFAIRKKAVAIFPLEQYVSDGIMTSRQFDSITKAVKDHKNILVVGGTGSGKTTLVNAIINKMVEFDPTERVFIIEDTGEIQCAAENYVQYHSTIDVPMTQLLKTTLRMRPDRILVGEVRGPEALDLLMAWNTGHEGGTATLHANNAKAGLDRLAMLISMNPESPRPIEPLIGEAVHVVVFIAKTQEGRRIQEIIEVSGYRDGHYITANL